Within Topomyia yanbarensis strain Yona2022 chromosome 2, ASM3024719v1, whole genome shotgun sequence, the genomic segment GGGAAGAGGGAAGAGGGAAGAGGGAAGAGGGAAGAGGGAAGAGGGAAGAGGGAAGAGGGAAGAGGGAAGAGGGAAGAGGGAAGAGGGAAGAGGGAAGAGGGAAGAGGGAAGAGGGAAGAAGGAAGAGGGAAGAGGGAAGAGGGAAGAGGGAAGAGggaagaggaaagaggaaagaggaaagaggaaagaggaaagaggaaagaggaaagaggaaagaggaaagaggaaagaggaaagaggaaagaggaaagaggaaagaggaaagaggaaagaggaaagaggaaagaggaaagaggaaagaggaaagaggaaagaggaaagaggaaagaggaaagaggaaagaggaaagaggaaagaggaaagaggaaagaggaaagaggaaagaggaaagaggaaagaggaaagaggaaagaggaaagaggaaagaggaaagaggaaagaggaaagaggaaagaggaaagaggaaagaggaaagaggaaagaggaaagaggaaagaggaaagaggaaagaggaaagaggaaagaggaaagaggaaagaggaaagaggaaagaggaaagaggaaagaggaaagaggaaagaggaaagaggaaagaggaaagaggaaagaggaaagaggaaagaggaaagaggaaagaggaaagaggaaagaggaaagaggaaagaggaaagaggaaagaggaaagaggaaagaggaaagaggaaagaggaaagaggaaagaggaaagaggaaagaggaaagaggaaagaggaaagaggaaagaggaaagaggaaagaggaaagaggaaagaggaaagaggaaagaggaaagaggaaagaggaaagaggaaagaggaaagaggaaagaggaaagaggaaagaggaaagaggaaagaggaaagaggaaagaggaaagaggaaagaggaaagaggaaagaggaaagaggaaagaggaaagaggaaagaggaaagaggaaagaggaaagaggaaagaggaaagaggaaagaggaaagaggaaagaggaaagaggaaagaggaaagaggaaagaggaaagaggaaagaggaaagaggaaagaggaaagaggaaagaggaaagaggaaagaggaaagaggaaagaggaaagaggaaagaggaaagaggaaagaggaaagaggaaagaggaaagaggaaagaggaaagaggaaagaggaaagaggaaagaggaaagaggaaagaggaaagaggaaagaggaaagaggaaagaggaaagaggaaagaggaaagaggaaagaggaaagaggaaagaggaaagaggaaagaggaaagaggaaagaggaaagaggaaagaggaaagaggaaagaggaaagaggaaagaggaaagaggaaagaggaaagaggaaagaggaaagaggaaagaggaaagaggaaagaggaaagaggaaagaggaaagaggaaagaggaaagaggaaagaggaaagaggaaagaggaaagaggaaagaggaaagaggaaagaggaaagaggaaagaggaaagaggaaagaggaaagaggaaagaggaaagaggaaagaggaaagaggaaagaggaaagaggaaagaggaaagaggaaagaggaaagaggaaagaggaaagaggaaagaggaaagaggaaagaggaaagaggaaagaggaaagaggaaagaggaaagaggaaagaggaaagaggaaagaggaaagaggaaagaggaaagaggaaagaggaaagaggaaagaggaaagaggaaagaggaaagaggaaagaggaaagaggaaagaggaaagaggaaagaggaaagaggaaagaggaaagaggaaagcgGGTACAAGAACCAAGAAACAAGAACCAAGAaccaagaaacaagaaacaaggaacaagaagcaagaagcaagaagcaagaagcaagaagcaagaagcaagaagcaagaagcaagaagcaagaagcaagaagcaagaagcaagaagcaagaagtaagaagcaagaagcaagaagcaagaagcaagaagcaagaagcaagaagcaagaagcaagaagcaagaagcaagaagtaagaagtaagaagcaagaagcaagaagcaagaagcaagaagcaagaagcaagaagcaagaagcaagaagcaagaagcaagaagcaagaagcaagaagcaagaagcaagaagcaagaagcaagaagcaagaagcaagaagcaagaagcaagaagcaagaagcaagaagcaagaagcaagaagcaagaagcaagaagcaagaagcaagaagcaagaagcaagaagcaagaagcaagaagcaa encodes:
- the LOC131683930 gene encoding trichohyalin-like, yielding EERGKRKEERGKRKEERGKRKEERGKRKEERGKRKEERGKRKEERGKRKEERGKRKEERGKRKEERGKRKEERGKRKEERGKRKEERGKRKEERGKRKEERGKRKEERGKRKEERGKRKEERGKRKEERGKRKEERGKRKEERGKRKEERGKRKEERGKRKEERGKRKEERGKRKEERGKRKEERGKRKEERGKRKEERGKRKEERGKRKEERGKRKEERGKRKEERGKRKEERGKRKEERGKRKEERGKRKEERGKRKEERGKRKEERGKRKEERGKRKEERGKRKEERGKRKEERGKRKEERGKRKEERGKRKEERGKRKEERGKRKEERGKRKEERGKRKEERGKRKEERGKRKEERGKRKEERGKRKEERGKRKEERGKRKEERGKRKEERGKRKEERGKRKEERGKRKEERGKRKEERGKRKEERGKRKEERGKRKEERGKRKEERGKRKEERGKRKEERGKRKEERGKRKEERGKRKEERGKRKEERGKRKEERGKRKEERGKRK